From Cricetulus griseus strain 17A/GY chromosome 1 unlocalized genomic scaffold, alternate assembly CriGri-PICRH-1.0 chr1_0, whole genome shotgun sequence, a single genomic window includes:
- the Aif1 gene encoding allograft inflammatory factor 1 codes for MSLKQMLEKLGVPKTHLELKKLIREVSSGSEETFSYSDFLRMMLGKRSAILKVILMYEEKSKEHQKPTGPPAKKAISELP; via the exons ATGTCCTTGAAGCAAATGCTGGAGAAACTCGGGGTTCCCAAGACCCACCTAGAGCTAAAGAAGTTAATCAGAGAGGTGTCCAGTGGCTCTGAGGAGACGTTCAGCTACTCAGACTTTCTCAGAATGATGCTGGGCAAGAGATCCGCCATCTTGAAAGT GATTCTGATGTATgaggaaaaaagcaaagaacaccAGAAGCCAACTGGTCCCCCAGCCAAGAAAGCTATTTCTGAGTTGCCCTAA